A stretch of Bifidobacterium sp. ESL0704 DNA encodes these proteins:
- a CDS encoding DUF3052 domain-containing protein, with protein sequence MNETASKNAEEFGFHQGDIVQEWLWDDDVSESTREKIMDLTGQDLVDEDYDSAVDGVIVWWRDGDDEDALADTIMDAHGVIGEDGPLWILTPKPGRPGAPASNTVQSAAKTAGMNAATPLTVSEDWNGIRLRAFGKGR encoded by the coding sequence GTGAATGAAACGGCATCAAAAAACGCTGAAGAGTTCGGTTTTCACCAAGGAGACATCGTACAGGAATGGCTGTGGGATGACGACGTGAGTGAATCCACTCGAGAGAAAATCATGGATTTGACCGGTCAGGATCTGGTCGACGAGGATTATGATTCTGCTGTCGACGGCGTCATCGTCTGGTGGCGCGACGGCGATGACGAGGACGCCTTGGCCGATACCATCATGGACGCACATGGGGTCATTGGTGAAGACGGACCGCTTTGGATTCTCACCCCCAAGCCGGGTCGTCCGGGCGCTCCCGCTTCCAATACGGTGCAGTCCGCCGCCAAGACCGCGGGCATGAACGCGGCCACGCCTTTGACGGTTTCCGAGGATTGGAACGGTATCCGTCTGCGGGCCTTCGGCAAAGGCCGCTAA
- a CDS encoding S16 family serine protease, with protein sequence MARSNQDQWHHSGQMPISQPDEGAADSRFGGDDDFGGIVGANAVNNHASSAAGDLNGINGTAAGSNGMEGNALFGVVDASGAGVPDTGEAGVPDFGRQGLWHRLVRYGSRHSLRYFAGLICAVLCFLVLLLPSPYVIETPGPTQDVLGESAGKAVIAITGATTHKSRGKLLLLTVNAQGVPGAPALGIQTLIAWIDPHQQVMPSEAVFPVGQSSQEYEQTSAKQMTGSQDSATAAALAFAKQHGIAGASHAKVEMHVDDIGGPSAGMMYALGVIDKLTSVDETGGKTIAGTGTIDKQGKVGKIGGIQLKMLGAKRDGATYFLAPASNCDEVVGHVPHGLRDVRVSTLDEAYRSLVAIGQGKADGLPHCTAN encoded by the coding sequence ATGGCACGTAGCAATCAGGACCAGTGGCATCACAGTGGGCAGATGCCGATATCGCAGCCAGACGAAGGCGCGGCGGATTCGCGGTTTGGCGGTGACGATGATTTCGGCGGCATCGTCGGTGCAAACGCTGTGAACAACCATGCCTCGAGCGCTGCTGGAGATTTAAACGGTATAAACGGGACTGCTGCGGGTTCGAACGGTATGGAAGGGAATGCTCTTTTCGGTGTTGTCGATGCAAGTGGAGCAGGGGTCCCAGATACCGGTGAAGCGGGCGTCCCCGATTTCGGCCGTCAAGGTCTTTGGCATCGTCTTGTCCGGTATGGTTCGCGTCATTCGCTGCGCTATTTTGCCGGACTGATCTGTGCGGTGCTGTGTTTTCTGGTGCTGCTTCTGCCCAGCCCCTATGTCATCGAAACACCGGGCCCGACCCAGGATGTGCTGGGTGAATCGGCAGGCAAAGCGGTGATTGCCATCACCGGCGCGACCACGCACAAAAGCCGTGGCAAGCTGCTGTTGCTGACCGTCAATGCCCAGGGCGTTCCAGGCGCGCCGGCGCTCGGCATCCAGACCCTGATCGCATGGATCGACCCTCATCAGCAGGTCATGCCCAGCGAAGCCGTGTTCCCCGTTGGACAGAGTTCGCAGGAATACGAACAGACCTCGGCCAAGCAGATGACCGGCTCCCAGGACTCCGCGACCGCGGCGGCGCTCGCCTTCGCGAAGCAACACGGGATCGCAGGGGCCTCGCACGCCAAGGTGGAAATGCACGTCGACGACATCGGAGGCCCCTCGGCCGGCATGATGTATGCCTTGGGTGTCATCGACAAGCTCACCAGCGTCGATGAGACCGGAGGCAAGACGATTGCAGGCACCGGCACCATCGACAAGCAGGGAAAAGTCGGCAAAATCGGCGGTATCCAGCTGAAAATGCTTGGCGCCAAACGCGACGGTGCCACCTACTTCCTCGCCCCCGCCAGCAATTGCGATGAGGTTGTCGGCCACGTGCCGCACGGCTTGCGCGACGTCAGGGTCTCGACGCTGGACGAGGCTTACCGCTCTTTGGTCGCCATCGGGCAAGGCAAGGCCGATGGCCTGCCACATTGCACGGCGAATTAA